The following nucleotide sequence is from Labeo rohita strain BAU-BD-2019 chromosome 3, IGBB_LRoh.1.0, whole genome shotgun sequence.
gttagatatttaaaaatgtcaattgtAAATGAAGCTACTGGCTAGCTAAGCAAACATTGTGACTGGCATCTTGGTTGCTTGAattctaaatgcatttattctcCTGTTTAGGACGTGGTGGGTCATCGGGAGCCAAGTTCCGTATTTCACTGGGTCTCCCAGTGGGAGCGGTCATCAACTGCGCTGACAACACAGGTATGAGGTTTACCGATATTTGGGCTTGTCATCCTTCTTTAAAGCACTTGCTTTGTCTGCTCAGTGGCTGGGTGAGTCGTCAATGAAGGAATAGTAAATCCCATTGCTTTTGGGTGAGATGGCAGCTGCCATGTGCTGTTAAATCTCAATCCGTGATGGAACAAATCTTAGCTTGTTTTTGATGACCCAGCTGAGGTTTAGCACACCTGTATGTCAATAGAACATATTTTGGAATATACTGATGAGTTGCAATGTTATTGAACTCCACTTATTGGGCGATTTTTCTCTCACTTAGGTGCCAAGAACCTGTACATCATATCCGTCAAAGGCATCAAGGGTCGTCTGAACAGGCTCCCCGCTGCTGGTGTGGGCGACATGGTCATGGCCACAGTGAAGAAAGGCAAGCCAGAGCTCAGGAAAAAGGGTGAGTGTTTGCAGAGACTGAatttctttcttgcttttttcATCTGGAACCTGAGCTTTATGCTGGTCGTGAATGCAGATGTAAAGATGTATGCTTATACAACTTAACTCTTGTAATTTAGTGCATCCTGCGGTGGTGATACGACAGCGGAAGTCGTATCGGCGAAAAGACGGCGTGTTTCTATACTTTGAAGACAATGCAGGGGTCATAGTGAATAACAAAGGAGAAATGAAAGGTGAGTTATGAATATAAGATGTTGTTTGTTACCCTTCTTAAAGCACTTGCTTTGTCTGCTTAGTGACTGGGTGAGTCGTCAATGAAGGAATAGTAAATCCCATTGCTTATGGGTGAGATGGCAGTCGCCATGTGCTGTTAAATCTCAATCGGTGATGGAACATTTTTCTTCTCTTATTGAGAACTGCTATTTTAACTTAATGATCTAGAATTTGCTCAGGTGTAGTGCTAAATTGTTTTGGTTGTCTTTTGTAGGCTCAGCTATCACGGGACCCGTAGCCAAGGAATGCGCAGACCTGTGGCCCAGGATTGCTTCCAATGCTGGTAGCATTGCCTGAGTGCAAATGTGGCTTGTCGTTTTCAATAAAATACTGAAAGTTTACATGCGTCACTGTCTATTGATTCTGGGGAATTTTGTCTTAacatttaagttaaaactgCAATACTTTGAATGTGTTGTTCATATTTTATAAGCTATTTAAAGCCAAAATCAGTAAAGGTTTTACATTCTAAGCTTAAGTTTAAATATTGCATCTTGAGGCTTCATATTTGACATGCATACATGaaatctacatttatttattaatgctttAAGAACATTAATGAAATATTAGTTCTTAACAGAAAATTACCATGAAATCTTAATAGATTTCCTGGCTGAAAATGTGTATACATGGAAGAAATtgagttaaaaatgtaaatgatacacatttaaatctcaaatgtgaccctagaccacaaaaccagtcatacttgttgtgttgttttttttttttttttttcatttacataagctttccattgatgtatagtttgttaggatgtAAGAAAATATGGCtttcaattatttgaaaatatggaatctgagggtgctaaaaaattaaatactaagAAAATTGCCAttgaagttcttagcgatgcatattactaattaaaatgattttgagataattgcggtaggaaattgacaaaatctCTTAATAGAACacgatttttacttaatatcctaatgatttttggcataaaggaaaaatagatcccatacaatttattgttgggcattgctacaaatataccagtgctacttatgactggttttgtggtccagggtcatatgaTGGTAAtgcataaacaaatacaaaagacAAAATTCGTTTTTCAACTGCAAAGAACAACGAGCTGTACGTCTATAAAGTAGctaaatgatacattttatgttttggtAATGTTACATAGCATATCctacaaaatgtatataaattacatgttttaaatACGTTTCGCTGATCTGAAAAGCACTCTTTCCTGCTAGCGTCACAGCGTAAATGCGATGCGTGGTTGTTATGGAGACCAGTTTGTTATGGAGGCGTGAGGAATTTAACTGTTAGCTGTGCTCGTTTCtgtcttttgaggtaaataacattATTAGTTCTCCTCATAAAAGTAAATTGGGTGACTTTTCACGTAGCAGTAAGTGCAGGCATGGAGAAATCTGATATGATAAATTTCAGTTCTCTTGAAAAAGAGCTACAAGCGGCGCTGGAAGCGGACAGGAAGTATCAGAGGGAAAATGATGCCAAATTTCGCGCTTTGAACCAAAACGTAGCCAGTTATGAAGAATTCAGGTacgtttttgatttattataatgtataatttacatttactagCTTTAAACTTCAGCTCTCCATTTACCGGTAGCGACTCCATATGTCTGTCAGTTAAAATGAACGTTAAGTGAAATGAATTGCCAGGGCAAAAGTTCTCACTTccttttagtttaacttaatactaaaacaactaaaatagtgaaatagcctaatcattaattaaaaaaaaaaaaactatatagacgttcaaaaaagaataataaattgactaaaaacttttttctttctaaaaatagctaaaattatcatgaaaaaatataaaaacattgttttataactATTGTTTTATCGCAGTGATGCTACCATAACACTGGTGTCTTTTGTAACCATTTTATATGTTATGATTTCAGGGATATAGTACTTGCATCTCATTTAAAGCCCCTTGACAGAAAGGACATTTCTGGTGCGCCTCGAAAGCAGCCGTGGAATCCAATTGCTTTTGACTCAAAACGTGAAAGTCCTTTATCTGAGGAGGTCCAGGTGAGACATTTTATGAGGTGAATGgcctacagttgaggtcaaaagtttacatacaccttgcaaaagctgcaaaatgttaattattttccttctgaagcatcagtaagcgcttcaaccttctgtaatagttgcatatgagtccctcagttgtccttattgtgaaaatatggatctcagaatcatacagtcattgttggaaaggtgtaaagtacacaaatatgctgaaaaaccaaagaatttttctgaagaaaagccGGCACTTTAACTGTTCGGGACAAACAAGGATGAACAataacagctgtggatcattcaggtaacaacaaagtattaagaatcaagtataaacttttgaacagggtcatttttataaatttaaatattattctctttcgtggactatatgtaaatgtgttttatgtgaaatatcttatttaggtcagtactaaataaaaaataacgtgCAGTTTGTATGAGCTCTCttattatggtaaaataattaacattttgcagattctccaaggggtatgtaaacttttgactttaactgtatgttGTCCCAATGCTAGATCTCACAATACATCATCTCACTTTCGAATGAAGTGCATAACTAACTTAATTCGGAATTTACTTTCAGCCACAGTTATCTGAGATCAAACCAAGAAGTGCATCAGAATTCATCCGTGACTGGCGCAGGTTTGCAGGAAGCTCATTGGAAAAGTACAGTCTCCTTGTGAGTCTGGGAGGCAAGGCTCTGCAGGAAATCTTCAGAACTGAAGTTGGCCTTGGTCTCCTAGGCGACTTCCTTCTGATTCTGTCACAATGTCTTAAATCAGGGGATGAGGAAATAGTGATTGGCGTGCTGGACGGTTTTTCCAGAACTGGACGTTTTGGCCTTAATCTGTCCCTACTTAGTCAGACGGAACAAAAAGCCTGTGAGGAGCTTTTCCACAAGCTGCAAGTTGCAGTTGGTGATTCTTCTGACATAAAACTGAAAGCATTAATGGGAAAATATGGGATCCAAAAATAGTTCATATTGaaattccattgttgttttccATTGTACCTTATAGagttttttgttatattatttttttcgtATTTTATGCTGACAGAAATATGCTAAGAGAAGTGCTGGCCATTTGTTTTTGGGCCATCTGCCCACAGTTACTTTCAGCCTATGAGGCTCCTGAAGATAAGGAGGACATCTTTGCCAGCAGGGCCTGTCCTGCATTTCTTGTCTTTGACACTGCTGCCTTCCTAGCTGATATGACCATTGAACTTCCTTGTCACTGTAAACCAGAGGAGACTCATTCAGTAGTGTGGTACTATCAAAAACAAATTGGCTCCATGAACACCAAAGTCCTCACAGACTTTGAGGGCACCAAGGTGGTGGAATCATCCAAAGTTGGCAGAGGGTCAGATCTGCGCAGTCGCTTTTCCATCCGTTTGTTTAGTCTTGTCATCTTCAGGGTGCAGAAAGCTGACTCAGGGCACTATATCTGTGGCACGGCCTCTGGTGAATTCTTCTACGGCTATGATGTTGATGTCCAGGAGGTCTGTCAAGTTTTATTTCCTTGGAACGTCAAATCGAGGACTCAAGTACAAGCAGAGCCCACTggtataaaaacagaaaagtttgAAGTGTTCACCAGCTACGGGTCATGGTCTAAATGTGACCGATGCGACGTCCAGGGTGAGCAGATGCGCGTTGGACTTTGTTACGTCAAAAGCATTTACCTGCATGTACGTTATCAGCGTGAATCAGACACAGTTGCTTCCTGTGGTTCCTCAGCCGTTCCCCAACAGTTTGGACTTTCCAGCAGTAGCTACGGAGCCAAGCTTGAGGTGAGGAACTGTCACACCCCCTGTCCTACGAAACCTACAACATCTCCAGAGAGACAAGCTCTGCTGAAGTTCCTTGAGTTTGATGATCGAGGTCCTTCAGgtgtcaccattcactttcacaaCCACCCCTCAGACTCTGATCTGGTCTTGACCTGTCCTGGCACCAAACCACAGTACGCTGTGGCCTGGGATAAAGGTTCAACACCGCTTTATCGTTCTCAGTATATGGAGGGGATGAACAAGACGTCTCGTGTCTTTATTGACACCGGTCACCACCTAAACTTCAGACCTGTGCAGCTCGAGGACAAAGGCTCTTATTTCTGCTGGCTCCAAGGAGAACTGGCTGCAGAGATTAGACTGGGGGTGTATCTGCGCTTGGGACGTTTGCGTCAAATCTCAGACCCAGAGTCTGTCTATGCGCTACAAGTTATACTTGTTTGCTATGCTGGCATTTCTGCTGTGTTTCTCCTCACTGTGGGAGTCAGATTTATTTGGCACATAAGCAGGGAAGAAACTTCCGCAGATATTGACAGAACTTGAACTTGCTGTAGTTAAATGCACATTTAGTGTGAAGTGCAAGGTGAAATTGAATAAATGTGCTGCTTAATGAAGtttctgaattttttgaatctttaaaacatgtttttgttctttaaCAGACTGAGAGTGAGAATGGAAACTAAATCACTATGTATTCTTCTTTTAtagtgaaaacatttaaataatcatcattacaaaaatgtagaaaaaacagAAACTACATACTGTACAGTGAAGatcaaaaagtgatttttgttctattatacacacacacacacacacacacacaatagaacataaaatataaacactaaTCACTCataatttctgtttatttaattttagaatttagGAAGACTTAAGAGCtgaatattgtatttttaaccaGTGAATTTATGTGAGTTTTCCAGTCATTTGTGATTcgtagtatatttttttattttaatatatcaaataaaatatttttgaatattgtaaaatattttatagagCTTGGCATAACTAGAAatgtacactgccattcaaaagtttgggatcagtacgatttttaattttttttaaaaagtctcatGTTCATAAAAGttcaatttatttaatcaaaaatacaacaacaaaacaatattattgcagtttaaaataacagttttctattttaatatattttaaacttacatttatttctgtgatgtaaagctgaattttcatcagccattactccagtcttcagtgtcacacaatccttcaaaaatcattttaatatgctgatgtattatcaatgttagaaacagttgtactgcttaacatttttttggaatctgtgatacgggaccaggattctttgatgaataaaaagtttaaaagaacagcatttattcaaaataaaaatcttttctaagaatacaagtctttactgtcaattaaaaaaaaaaaaaatcaatttaacacatccttgctaaataaaagtattaatttctgtcaaAGAAAGAAcggaaaaaaatgactgaccttaaactttgaacggcagtgtgtaTTGTTCagaagattttaattttaaataaatgctgttctttttaacattttattcatcaaagaattctgaaaaagtatcacaggttccaaaaatatattaagcagcacaattgtttccaacatattataatgatttctgaaggatcatgtgacactgaagactggagtaatgatgctgaaaagtcagctttgcatcacaggaataaattctattttaaagtccattaaattagaaaaacattattttaaattgcaataatatttcacaacattatttttttttctgtatttttaaacaaattaatgcaGCATTGATgagcaaaaaaacataaaaaaaaaacattcataatcTTAATGATCCCAaatttttaaacagcagtgCATATTCATTTTTCCcccaagatttatttttattttttatttatttatatatatatatatatatatatatttagattttattcatttacatgtCATTACATAAAATCTAATATATTCAGGTATTCATATAATCCTGAATTCTTctaacactcttaaaaataaaggtgctttaaaagattCTTcaagtgatgccatagaagaaccatttttggttccacaaagaaccattcagtcaaaggtttttttttaaagaagcatcTCATTCTTACCTTTTCATAATCTGTAGAACCtgctttcaccacaaagaaccttttgtaaaacagaaaggttcttcagatgttgaatgttctttatggaaccatttagaccaaaaaaaaaaaaggttcttctatggcatcgtgaagcaccttaatttttaagagtgtaataaTCCTGgttttcttaaagaaaaaaaaaattaaataaataaaaaaatcggTTGTTTTAGCTCATTTTATTGCTTGCTTCTGTGTATTttctgctttaaataaaaaagtcctACATTTCTCTGTTCACACACTTAACAATCGCTACAATCGCTAGAGGGCGTGATTTCACTACTGATGGGAACCAcgtttttaaatcaagtaaggACTATTAATATGTGTAGcattctattattttttctagAACTGTTCACTCCAGCTGCTAATTTATTGCAGGTTTAAATGTAAACGTTAGtcgttctctttttttttccacatgctCGCAGAACCCTTAATCACGTATGTGCTCGCAGCATCAAAGCAGAACTTGTGTCTGGTGACAGAGGAAGGCAATAGCGGATGGAGTCTGACTGACAGATATCAGTAGGCTGCTGTCGCACGGAGGTTTCCGGAGTTGTTCCAGAACGGTCTGTCACTCCATCGCGCAATGAAGGACCAGAACTGCTCCGAAGAAGTTACAAAAATACTGGAGGAGGCCCCCACTGCTCGCAAAGCACTTTTAGACAACTACAATAATTTATACAAAGTAGCGGAGTACTGCGAGACCAACTACCTGCAGGTAAGACAATCACTCACACGCGACTCGAGCAGCTTTACATCCCACACACAGATCCGATTCGAGACCGGTAGAGAAACGACAGGTGTCATTTACAAAGTAACAATTCATTTATGTAACAGCATACTTGAGTGATACTTCTGTGCGTTGGACACAGAATGCGTTGTGCGTTTCCACCGCGCTGCTTTTCTATTGTTTCTTATGTAAACCGTTTTTATTGGACCGTCGCGTTCGCGTCTCGCGTCTTTCGCGGCGTCTAGCGCAAGACGCTGCGTTCTAAAAATTTGGaactcaagttaaaagaagttaaACAGTCCTAGACCTTGCGTTTTACACATTCGTATATCCTGCGTTCCAAAACATCTTGTGAATGACACGTCTAACACGTCTATGCAGAAATCAGTTTTAACAGTCAGTACGTAAACAGTACCCTACTCAAATGTGTTATTGCTACACAGACTGGCGTATTTATTTTCCTGGGGAGTCCCTCAGTCAGTAAACTCTTATTTACTTTACCACTTTGTAAAACTACAGATTAAAACGGGAACCTTTACAGTTTGTTCTCACAGTCCCACGTTCGCGCTGCTATTTCTGAGACCGGTGCCTAATATAAATGTGCTCTTGTACAGTTTTCAGGAAGAAAGACAAAAGCGTCAAGCTGAAGCGATATTGTCTTCCTTACAGTAGAGATGACTCGACCCTTGAGTGAGGTCACTTTACATTTGCTCCCCACAAAGACAGTAAAACCAGAAATGACCTCTCAGCGGACTCAACAACCGAAGTTGCTTAGTAGAAATAGTAAATAATGTCTTCAGGAAGATGTAAAAATGCTAAAAGGTTTGTGTGAGAAGTGTTTACATCATCGGCACAGTATAAAACCATAGAAGTCAGTGAAAATAAGaacaacaaatgaaaatgaccGTGTGTAGCTACAAAAATGCTTGTGTACTTGTGTTCAGAAAGTTTGTTCCCTTTTCTTCTTGTTTCAGGATGTCAGAACATTACATGCAACACCATGACAAgcattaaagtgatagttcattcaaaaatgaaaactgtcattaattactcactctcatgtcggtccaaacctgtaagaccttcgttcatcttcagcgTTTTGACCTAGCATAGACAGTAaggcaactgacacgttcaaggtccagaaaggtagtaagaacatctataaaatagtccatgtgacatcagtggttcaattgcaattttatgaagctacgagaatacttatttttgtgcaaagaaaacaaaaataaactattttaatgacgtccttactacctttctgggccttgaacgtgtcagttgtgttgccgtctatacagggtcagaaagctctcggatgtcatcaaatatatcttaatttgtgttctgaagatgaactaaggatttacgggtttggaacgacatgagggtgagtaaatcatttacagaattttcatttttgggtgaattattcctttaatgtaCATTATAAGTCGGTTGAAACGTGCTTTCATGTCATCTGTATTTAACGATTTAATTGAAGGACGTTTTTAATTCTGCAGTCTGGAAATGACGGCAACAAAGCCCTGGAGGAGACCAAGGCCTTCACGACTCAGTCCTTGGCTAGTGTGGCCTATCAGATCAGCTCTATGGCCACCAACGTGCTCAAGCTTCTGGATGCACAAACCCTGCAGCTCCGCAAGATAGAGTCCTCCATCAACCAGATCGGACAGGTATCAGCCCTATTCCtctttgtcttttgggaaagcTGGAATATGCAGTCAGATGTTTTGAAATCCGGAATATGTTGATCATATTACCACAATACAGTCATTTTAATCAGTGTAAAGTAGTTCAGTCCTTTCATGCTGACTCTGAAACTTTGCCAGCTCCACAATGTCGTCTTTCATTTCATGAAAAATGGAAGTTGTCTCTAAGATACACCagatttagctgtttttttcatgtgCTGGTTCCCTTATTTCTCTTAGTAATACCTCTTGAATACCTCTTTTTAAATTTGCCATACGTCACCACAAAATGTTTACCACACTGACAGATAgcgtaatgatttttttaaaaatgtattccacTATAGCCCATACAGTAaagtataaattattaaatataatataaaaataaacactgtttaatgcagatAATTGGttcctttaaacaaaaaaataggtatgataatatatttatggataattcaactgaaaaagattAAAAACTATATTCGCAGCATTTATAAGAATTTCGttacattttccattttaattctaCATCTTTAAATTCAGGTTCACATTATAATTCTGCATTCTGGTTTCAATTCAAAATCAATAACTGAAGTGAAAAAACATTCTCAGTTCAATTCattgataaataatttttatggcCTTGAGTTTTGTGTTACATTCTAACTGAACATGAATCTGTGAAGGGTTTCCAAAAAGGCTCTATTACTCCTATTTGCTAAAAATTTGTAAGAACATTTAAGCAAATAGCTTGACTACAAaactgtgaccctggaccacaaaaccagtcatacagttttttgaaattgagatttatacatcatctgaaagctgaataaataagctttccactgatgttttttataatagaacaatatttgtctgagatgcaaatttgaaaatttgaaaatctggcaTCCGAGGGTGCAATAAAAtccaaatactgagaaaatcgcttttaaagttgtccaaattaagttctttgcaatgtagattactaatcaaaaattactttttgatatatttatggtaggaaatttacaaaatatcttcatggaacacgatctttacttaatatcctaatgatttttgccataaaagaaaatcgatcattttgacccaaacaatgtatttttggctattgctacaaatataccagtgctacttatggctggttttgtggtctagggtcacaattGCTCTTGGTCTCTTGGTAAAAGCTTCCCTACTGTCAAGTGGTTAAGCACAGAGTACTGTTGTAGAAATGTCCCAAAGCTCAGTGTAGGTAGTCACTGTTTGGGGCCCCCTGTCACCCGGGTGATAATACTCCGTGCCACCACGGCCCCCTCTTTCCCCTCCTCGGTTCCCTTGGCTCCTCTCACTACGGCTGGGACACAGCATTCCAGCGTGCTCCGTGCCCAGCCTGCCTAACCAGGTCACCTGAGGCAAGGCTAAAGCGGGGGTAAGCCAGATCCCAGACTTGGAATGAAAGGGCCACTGTTCTCTCGCTCCGAAACAAAGTTTGAACCCTGATTGATGTTCTCCATTGTCTGCCCTGCGCCCAGAAAGAGCTGTAACAAGCAGGCCTGGAATAATGGTGATCCTTCTCACCCTATTTGAGGGCTCACAGAGGAACGCCTGATTGGCGTTTTAGGAAGTATGTAATGTCTGAGCAAAGCTGAACAACATCAGTTCCTCCTACATGACAAATTAAACTTTTACAGAGGGAGTTGAGTGCTTTCAAACAGCATAAACCGCTATGACTTTTATGTTGTGGTTGATGCAAAGTGTACTAGATTATGTTCAAGGTTTCTTAATGctattctctcttttttttagaatgcatACCACTTTGTGACctaacacattattaaaaaatatgccTAGCTGTGTGTTCCCGGAAAACTAATTTCCTTCAATTTCTGTACTTGTATACAGACAGTGGACATGCACAGGGAGAAGGTGGCCCGCAGAGAGATCGGCGCTTTCACAGTTGCCAAGAGGGTTCCACGCAGTCATAAGGTTGTCCCCCCAGCCAAAAATAAAGAAGCCAAGATCAAGTACTCCCGCACACCAATCTCCTTTTCTAGCCTTGACTCAGTCGGCCATGGTGTGAAGGTAAGAACACAATTTTACGGGTACAGAGTATGGTTGCAAGCAGTGCTTTCCCCATTAAATACTCATGTGCtttgtatacactaccagtcaaaagtttttattttttatttttgagatttttaaagttttattaaagaagtctcttcttcttACCAAGCCTGCTATGTTGCAAGATGTTGCTTCTGTATTTgacccaaaatacagcaaaagcagtaatattgtgaaatatttttactatttaaaatatctgctttctatctgaatatattttaaaatgtaatttattcc
It contains:
- the ccdc103 gene encoding coiled-coil domain-containing protein 103; translation: MEKSDMINFSSLEKELQAALEADRKYQRENDAKFRALNQNVASYEEFRDIVLASHLKPLDRKDISGAPRKQPWNPIAFDSKRESPLSEEVQPQLSEIKPRSASEFIRDWRRFAGSSLEKYSLLVSLGGKALQEIFRTEVGLGLLGDFLLILSQCLKSGDEEIVIGVLDGFSRTGRFGLNLSLLSQTEQKACEELFHKLQVAVGDSSDIKLKALMGKYGIQK
- the rpl23 gene encoding 60S ribosomal protein L23, translating into MSKRGRGGSSGAKFRISLGLPVGAVINCADNTGAKNLYIISVKGIKGRLNRLPAAGVGDMVMATVKKGKPELRKKVHPAVVIRQRKSYRRKDGVFLYFEDNAGVIVNNKGEMKGSAITGPVAKECADLWPRIASNAGSIA
- the LOC127157897 gene encoding Ig-like V-type domain-containing protein FAM187A, whose amino-acid sequence is MLREVLAICFWAICPQLLSAYEAPEDKEDIFASRACPAFLVFDTAAFLADMTIELPCHCKPEETHSVVWYYQKQIGSMNTKVLTDFEGTKVVESSKVGRGSDLRSRFSIRLFSLVIFRVQKADSGHYICGTASGEFFYGYDVDVQEVCQVLFPWNVKSRTQVQAEPTGIKTEKFEVFTSYGSWSKCDRCDVQGEQMRVGLCYVKSIYLHVRYQRESDTVASCGSSAVPQQFGLSSSSYGAKLEVRNCHTPCPTKPTTSPERQALLKFLEFDDRGPSGVTIHFHNHPSDSDLVLTCPGTKPQYAVAWDKGSTPLYRSQYMEGMNKTSRVFIDTGHHLNFRPVQLEDKGSYFCWLQGELAAEIRLGVYLRLGRLRQISDPESVYALQVILVCYAGISAVFLLTVGVRFIWHISREETSADIDRT